Part of the Cuniculiplasma divulgatum genome, CAAATTTTTTCGCAATACCAGTCTTTTCAAAATCAAGAAATAGGTATTTTCCATCTACTTTTTTTTCATAGCTAACATATCTTGAGGATTTTTCAAGATAGGATAAACCAACCCTGCATTCCTCGATTAACTTTGTTACTATATTTGATATCCCCTGTATGCCTATTTGAATCGATATTAATTCAGCTACAGATTCATCGCCATACTCCAGAAATACCCGCTCATAAAATTTCTTACCTCTGTCTGGATTTTCCTGAAATTCCTTTTTATAAAGTTCCCTTATATCAAGCGATGATGTCCTGCTATACCTTGATAATAGCGCCCCTCTATCTACCTGATTTTCCATTTTTAAAATAAAAACCCTTTTATCCGGATTAGAAAAAAAATTGTCAGAAGTCATATTTCTATTCCTTCATCGGTACGAAATAGACGTCTGTAGGACTAAAAGTAAGATTTCTCTTGAATTTTGCTCTTACTTTCATGCCTATTTTTAAATCTTCCTGAGACGCTCCTATCAGTCTAGCCATGAACAGAGAATCAACACCCTCAAACTCCACCATAATAAGGTTAAACGGAGTTTCAGGAAGAAACTTTTCACTTCCAAAGTAACAAGTTGTAAATGTGTGGATTCTCCCCTCGTTTGGTAATTCATGCCACTCTGTTTCTGAACCACAAAACATGCAATGTCCCCTTGGTGTTGCATATACATATCCGCAGCTCTTGCATTTGCTACCCATCAGTTTCTTTTTTCCCAGTGCCCTGAAGAATTCTGAATCCTGTGCATAACTGTGGATGTAATCTATTTCATAGCTGGATTTTACAATAAGTGGATCAGTGTTGTATACCTCCGTTCCACTCTGAGTTTCTGGCATTTTTGCATCATAATCTATGGTCATTTTACCGCCTCCATAATTGATACAGTTACATAAGTACCCGTTCCAGCGTGACTGTGAATAAGTCCTCTCTTGGCATTCTTTACCTGAAGCGCGTCGTCCTTGAAATGCTTCTTTATGGAATGTTGCAGTTGCCAGAACATGAAAACAGATTGCATTATTCCAGTTGCACCCACTGGATGCCCTGAAGCCAGCAACCCACCAGATGGATTTACAGCAACTTTCCCGTTAATATCTGCTTTTCCTTCTTCCACGAAATGTCCTCCCTCTCCGTATTTGCACAAACCAAGATCTTCGTATGTCTGTATCTCTGAGGATGTATACGCATCATGTAACTCTACCACATCGATCTCTTCCAGTGGGTCTGTAATGCCTGCATTTTTGTAAGCCTCTATTGCCGCAGACCTTCCTGCTCTAAATGAGTGAACACCTGGATATTTTAGATTTTTATAATCTGATTCTTTCTCATTAGCCAGAAGCGGAACCTTCAACATTGGTCTGTCAGATAGACGCATTGTGTCTGTTCCGGTTCCAATACCCGTAATTTTAACTGGATGGTCAGACATTTCGAATGCTTTTTCTTCCGATGCAAGTATAGCAACAGCCGCTCCATCTGACATTGTACAGACGTCGAGTCTTGTAAGCGGATATGATACCATCTGAGAATTTCTCACGTCTTCAACTGTGATTTTCATCGGACTTTGTGAATAGGGATTGTGTATTGCATTGCCGTGATTCTTTACAGATACCTTTGCAAGCTGTTCTACTGTTGTCCCGAACTCGTGCATGTGTCTTACGGCCATCATAGCATAATAACCCGTGTAAAAACCTCCAACCGGATAGTCAAAGTTTGTATCGCTTGCAAGTGCTATGAATTCATTCCCTTTCCATGTATTCACATGAGACATTGTTTCAAACCCATAAACAGCACATACATCCATTCTTCCTGAGGCAACTTCTTCCACTCCAGTTTGAAACGCCAGTCCACCTGTCGCACCTCCCCCTTCAACTCTTTTACTTGGTTTGGGGGTTAGTGCAAGATAATCCTGTGCCATAATTCCTGACATTAATTGTCTCTGAAAATGATCAGAGAAGTATGAAGCTACAGAGCCGTCAATATCTTTCACGCTGATTCCAATGTCATTCAGGGCATAATCAAAGGCCTTCTTTGTTCTCAATCTAAAATCCATTGCAGGGTTAGACTTAGTAAACTTTGTCACCCCTCCTGAAACCATATATACATCTCTTCCGCCATTTTTCATAATTTCACTGTTCTTTTATGATATCTTTATATTAAAAAGTTAGTTTGATTTAATTAGCTTCCAAAACTCATTAATTATATATAAAATGCATTATATTTATATAAATTGAGACAATATTCTACATAGAAAAAGATTAAGTTTTGAACCAGATATGGCTTTGAGTCAAAATGCAAAGCTCAAAAAAAGGTAGCTCCGTTAAGTGGATTGCCGCAATTGTGGTGATTATAGTAATTGTTGCAGGATTGGGTATTTTATTTTTTGATAAGCCCGCAAAAAAGCAAACGATTAATGTTATGGTAGATAGTGGAAGTATGACAGAATCATATTTGAAAGCTGTGGCTCAACAGTTTGAGAAGAAAAATCCAAACGTGAATGTACAGATTAACTCCGTTGGATATTCAGATATGACAACAACTGCACTTGCCGCTCTTCAGGGAAAAACATCGCCTCCAAATATATTTATGTACTATGCCTCCCAGGCCCCAGCCCTGGCTCCGTATCTCTATAATCTAAACAGTTCACTTGGGCAGAAATATCTGAACTCTGCAAATTTCCTATCAGGTGATTTGGCATCAGGTTCTTATGCACCCAATGCAACTGGAAATGGTTATAACTTTATAGGAATACCAATTCATACTGTTGTTGGTTATATACTCGTGTATAACAAGACAGTTTTCAATAACGCAACACTTGAAAAGGGATTCTATGATCAGTATCACTATAATATTACACCTTCTAAACTGGGCAACTGGACAGCATTGAATGCCGTATCAAGCTATGTTTCCACACACACTAAATTCAATGGAGCCAACAATAAATATGCCCTCATGTTTCCTGATAGTGCATCACACTCAATAATAGATACTTTCTACAACCTGTTTTACCCCTATGGTCAGGGACAGAGCACAACAGGAATACCAGCAAATAGCTCACCTAACTACTGGACATATTTCGGATTTCAAAATGGAAAAGTAGTGCCTTCATTTAACAACAGTTACGGTATACAGGCCCTAACAATGTACAAGAATTTAACTAGTTACGAACCAAGTGTAAGCTCACAACCCATAGGTTATGACCAGCAGGAACTCTTCTTTGGAACCGGCGATTATGCTATGGGTCTGGCATGGTCAAGCTTTATACCTACATATGAGAACTCGTCTTCACTGGTTAAAAATGATCTTGGAATATCTCTGCTTCCAGGCGGCTACACAGGATATTCTCCAACATTCCTTGGGGTAAATCCTTACAGCAGTAACATTACACTGGACCTTAAATTCCTTCAGTTTGCATCATCATCTTCCGAGTTTTCAATGGGAATTAAGAACTACTCCTACGTTCCTTCTACATATTCTGGTCTCTCTTCAGCATCAAAATTGTCTAATTTCACCTGGCTTTCACAAATCAATAACTATTCAAGCACAATTAAGGTAGATAAAACATATTCTCAGGTATTTCTAAAAGCCTCCCCACTGTTTTCAACTCTGATTCCAGATTTCAACGACCAGGTTCTTAAATATCTGGAAGGGAAGACAACTGCAAAGCTAGCTTTAAGTACAGCTGCCTCAGAATGGGTAAAGGAATTAAACAATCAAGGAATTACCCTGTAACATGTCAAAGTCTTCGATTAGAAAGCAGGCAATAATTGTTACTTTGCCTGCTCTCATC contains:
- a CDS encoding Zn-ribbon domain-containing OB-fold protein, producing MTIDYDAKMPETQSGTEVYNTDPLIVKSSYEIDYIHSYAQDSEFFRALGKKKLMGSKCKSCGYVYATPRGHCMFCGSETEWHELPNEGRIHTFTTCYFGSEKFLPETPFNLIMVEFEGVDSLFMARLIGASQEDLKIGMKVRAKFKRNLTFSPTDVYFVPMKE
- a CDS encoding thiolase domain-containing protein, whose protein sequence is MKNGGRDVYMVSGGVTKFTKSNPAMDFRLRTKKAFDYALNDIGISVKDIDGSVASYFSDHFQRQLMSGIMAQDYLALTPKPSKRVEGGGATGGLAFQTGVEEVASGRMDVCAVYGFETMSHVNTWKGNEFIALASDTNFDYPVGGFYTGYYAMMAVRHMHEFGTTVEQLAKVSVKNHGNAIHNPYSQSPMKITVEDVRNSQMVSYPLTRLDVCTMSDGAAVAILASEEKAFEMSDHPVKITGIGTGTDTMRLSDRPMLKVPLLANEKESDYKNLKYPGVHSFRAGRSAAIEAYKNAGITDPLEEIDVVELHDAYTSSEIQTYEDLGLCKYGEGGHFVEEGKADINGKVAVNPSGGLLASGHPVGATGIMQSVFMFWQLQHSIKKHFKDDALQVKNAKRGLIHSHAGTGTYVTVSIMEAVK
- a CDS encoding ABC transporter substrate-binding protein: MQSSKKGSSVKWIAAIVVIIVIVAGLGILFFDKPAKKQTINVMVDSGSMTESYLKAVAQQFEKKNPNVNVQINSVGYSDMTTTALAALQGKTSPPNIFMYYASQAPALAPYLYNLNSSLGQKYLNSANFLSGDLASGSYAPNATGNGYNFIGIPIHTVVGYILVYNKTVFNNATLEKGFYDQYHYNITPSKLGNWTALNAVSSYVSTHTKFNGANNKYALMFPDSASHSIIDTFYNLFYPYGQGQSTTGIPANSSPNYWTYFGFQNGKVVPSFNNSYGIQALTMYKNLTSYEPSVSSQPIGYDQQELFFGTGDYAMGLAWSSFIPTYENSSSLVKNDLGISLLPGGYTGYSPTFLGVNPYSSNITLDLKFLQFASSSSEFSMGIKNYSYVPSTYSGLSSASKLSNFTWLSQINNYSSTIKVDKTYSQVFLKASPLFSTLIPDFNDQVLKYLEGKTTAKLALSTAASEWVKELNNQGITL